Proteins found in one Triticum urartu cultivar G1812 chromosome 4, Tu2.1, whole genome shotgun sequence genomic segment:
- the LOC125552286 gene encoding pentatricopeptide repeat-containing protein ATP4 homolog, chloroplastic-like — MASLPICPSSPSSFLSWPHRPISLSFQPKNHSSSASPAAAHVSVQDSPPQDPAPPSDPGQNPKISSTARFLWVNPNSPRAAELARARAGSGRRARLAAAAAALAACEPAEAPVAAALEAAFPETPSEQDAAIVLNTAAGNPATAVLALRWFLENADVRSKVILYNVVFKVLRKRRRWSETEALWDAMLRDGVQPDNTTFSTVISCARACGPPGKAVEWFEKMPESGCSPDMLTYSVVIDAYGRAGDAEMALRLYDRARSERCQLDPVICATVIKVHSTSGNFDGALNVFEEMKAVGVKPNLVVYNTVLDAMGRAMRPWVVKTIHREMVSQKVQPNRATYCCLLQAYTRARYGEDAMIVYRKTKDEVMDIDVVLYNMLLSMCADIGYVDEAEEIFRDMKSSMDTKCKPDSWTYSSMVTLYSCTGNVPGAEAILKEMAEAGFKPNIFILTSLIRCYGKAGCTDDVVRSFGMLEDLKITPDDRFCGCLLTVAADTPVEELGKVVDCIDRSNAELGTVVKLLADRKASTESFKEAARGILSGVRGVVKMPYCNCLMDLCVNLGQMEKACALLDAALQLGIYSNVQTRTQTQWSLHLRGLSVGAALTTLHVWMNDLYTTLQSGEELPPLLGIHTGEGRNMYSDKGLASVFESHLKELDAPFHGAPDKAGWFLTTSVAAKHWLEAKKSSELVAV, encoded by the coding sequence ATGGCTTCCCTACCTATCtgcccgtcgtccccttcctccttcctctcATGGCCGCACCGCCCAATCTCGCTCTCCTTCCAGCCCAAGAACcactcctcctccgcctcgccggccgccgcacATGTCTCCGTCCAGGACTCGCCGCCCCAGGACCCGGCGCCTCCCTCCGACCCGGGCCAGAATCCCAAGATTTCCAGCACTGCGAGGTTCCTCTGGGTCAACCCCAACAGCCCGCGTGCCGCCGAACTCGCCCGCGCGCGCGCCGGATCCGGCCGCCGGGCCCGCCTCGCCGCCGCGGCTGCAGCGCTCGCCGCGTGCGAGCCCGCCGAGgcgcccgtcgccgccgcgctCGAGGCCGCCTTCCCCGAGACCCCCTCCGAGCAGGACGCCGCCATCGTGCTCAACACGGCCGCCGGCAACCCGGCCACCGCCGTGCTCGCGCTGCGCTGGTTCCTGGAGAACGCGGATGTCCGCAGCAAGGTCATCCTCTACAACGTCGTGTTCAAGGTGCTGCGCAAGCGGCGGCGCTGGAGCGAAACGGAGGCGCTCTGGGACGCGATGCTGCGGGACGGCGTGCAGCCGGACAACACCACCTTCTCGACCGTCATCAGCTGCGCGCGCGCCTGCGGCCCGCCCGGCAAGGCCGTGGAGTGGTTCGAGAAGATGCCGGAGTCGGGGTGCTCGCCGGACATGCTCACGTACTCGGTCGTGATCGACGCGTACGGCCGCGCCGGGGACGCCGAGATGGCACTCCGCTTGTACGACCGTGCCAGGTCCGAGAGATGCCAGCTCGACCCTGTCATATGCGCCACGGTGATCAAGGTGCATTCGACCAGCGGCAACTTCGACGGCGCGCTCAACGTGTTTGAGGAAATGAAGGCCGTCGGCGTCAAGCCAAACCTGGTCGTGTACAACACCGTATTGGACGCCATGGGCCGTGCCATGCGGCCGTGGGTAGTGAAGACCATCCACAGAGAGATGGTCAGCCAGAAGGTGCAGCCCAACAGGGCAACCTACTGTTGTCTCCTGCAGGCGTACACCAGGGCACGCTACGGTGAGGACGCGATGATCGTGTACCGGAAgacgaaggacgaggtgatggaCATCGACGTGGTGCTGTACAACATGCTCCTGTCAATGTGCGCCGACATCGGCTACGTCGACGAGGCCGAGGAGATCTTCAGAGACATGAAGTCGTCCATGGACACCAAGTGCAAGCCTGATAGCTGGACCTACTCATCAATGGTGACATTATATTCCTGCACTGGCAATGTCCCTGGTGCAGAGGCCATACTGAAGGAGATGGCAGAGGCAGGTTTCAAGCCCAACATCTTCATCCTCACCTCGCTCATCCGGTGCTACGGTAAAGCGGGATGCACCGACGACGTTGTCAGGTCATTCGGCATGCTAGAGGACCTCAAAATCACGCCCGACGACCGGTTCTGCGGCTGCCTTCTTACCGTGGCAGCGGATACGCCGGTGGAGGAGCTCGGCAAGGTGGTTGACTGCATCGACAGAAGCAATGCCGAGCTTGGCACCGTGGTGAAGCTCCTGGCGGACAGGAAAGCCTCCACTGAATCCTTCAAGGAGGCAGCTAGGGGCATCCTGAGCGGCGTCCGTGGCGTGGTGAAGATGCCCTACTGCAACTGCTTGATGGACCTGTGCGTGAACCTGGGGCAGATGGAGAAAGCCTGCGCGCTCCTCGACGCCGCGCTGCAGCTCGGCATCTACAGCAACGTGCAGACGAGGACGCAGACGCAGTGGTCGCTGCACCTCAGAGGCCTCTCGGTCGGCGCTGCCCTGACCACTCTCCATGTCTGGATGAACGACCTGTACACGACGCTTCAGAGCGGAGAAGAGCTGCCACCGCTGCTCGGAATCCACACAGGGGAGGGGAGGAACATGTACTCTGACAAAGGGCTGGCCTCCGTGTTCGAGTCGCATCTCAAGGAGCTCGACGCGCCCTTCCATGGCGCTCCCGACAAGGCCGGCTGGTTCCTGACGACGAGCGTTGCTGCCAAGCACTGGCTGGAGGCGAAAAAGTCGTCAGAACTAGTGGCCGTGTAG